The Candidatus Caldatribacterium sp. genome includes a window with the following:
- a CDS encoding 3-isopropylmalate dehydratase small subunit yields MRLRGHVHKFGDDINTDYIISGKYKFKTLDMQELARHVMEDIDPGFATRVQPGDFIAAGKNFGCGSSREQAPRALLACGIRGILAKSFARIFFRNAINCGLFVVECDTDSFETGDEVTVDLKEGKVINHTKGIELSVPPLPQVMIDILEEGGLVNYFKKYGSFERV; encoded by the coding sequence ATGCGTCTTCGAGGACACGTCCACAAGTTCGGTGACGATATCAATACGGACTACATCATCTCTGGGAAGTACAAGTTCAAAACTCTGGACATGCAGGAGCTTGCTCGGCACGTCATGGAGGACATCGACCCGGGGTTTGCAACTCGGGTGCAACCAGGGGATTTCATTGCGGCGGGGAAGAATTTCGGCTGCGGTTCCTCCCGAGAGCAGGCCCCCCGGGCTCTCCTTGCCTGCGGTATCCGGGGGATTCTCGCCAAGTCCTTTGCCCGGATTTTCTTCCGAAACGCCATAAACTGCGGTCTTTTTGTGGTCGAGTGCGATACCGATTCCTTCGAAACCGGAGACGAGGTTACCGTGGATCTCAAAGAAGGGAAGGTCATAAACCACACGAAAGGGATTGAGCTCTCCGTCCCTCCGCTTCCTCAGGTCATGATTGACATTCTCGAGGAGGGAGGACTGGTG
- a CDS encoding 3-isopropylmalate dehydratase large subunit, whose protein sequence is MGKTMAEKIFERKVGKPVRPGDIVVAEVDWAMGQDGTTPLAIQSFEEMNGKSVFRPDRIVFVIDHNAPSPLESVSRLHDLMRSFARRFGIRVFEVGEGVCHELMMSRGLVVPGDLVVGADSHTCTYGALGAFSTGIGSTELAVVMMTGKLWFKVPETVCVRLLGELPKGVYAKDIILHIAHLLGADGATYQAIEFHGPVVERLSVEERATITNMAVEVGAKAGLVPPDAKTISWVRERTNRPFEVVLPDPDAEYARVLEIDCSNLLPQVAFPHRVDNVKPVTEAEGIPIQEAFLGTCTNGRIPDLEVAAQILRGRKVHPEVRFIVAPASREVFLFALEKGWVEDIVRAGGVFVTPGCGPCVGTHQGIPGDGWNVISTANRNFRGRMGNREASIYLASPATVAASAIEGKITDPRKYLG, encoded by the coding sequence ATGGGTAAGACAATGGCTGAGAAAATCTTCGAGCGCAAAGTTGGGAAACCGGTCCGCCCAGGAGATATCGTGGTGGCAGAGGTTGACTGGGCCATGGGTCAGGACGGCACAACTCCCTTAGCCATCCAGTCTTTTGAAGAGATGAACGGGAAATCCGTGTTCCGCCCGGATCGGATTGTCTTCGTCATCGACCACAACGCTCCGAGTCCCCTTGAGTCCGTTTCCCGTCTCCATGACCTCATGCGGTCTTTTGCCCGACGCTTTGGCATTCGGGTGTTTGAGGTGGGAGAAGGAGTGTGCCATGAGCTCATGATGAGCCGTGGCCTTGTGGTGCCGGGGGATCTCGTGGTGGGCGCCGATTCCCACACCTGCACGTACGGGGCCTTAGGGGCGTTTTCCACCGGTATTGGGAGTACCGAGCTTGCGGTCGTCATGATGACCGGAAAGCTCTGGTTCAAGGTCCCAGAGACCGTTTGCGTGAGGCTTTTGGGGGAGCTCCCAAAGGGCGTTTACGCCAAGGACATCATCCTCCACATTGCCCACCTTCTTGGGGCTGATGGGGCAACGTACCAGGCAATTGAGTTCCATGGTCCGGTGGTGGAGCGCCTGAGCGTGGAGGAGCGGGCAACCATCACCAATATGGCGGTTGAAGTCGGTGCAAAAGCCGGTCTTGTGCCTCCGGATGCAAAGACAATTTCCTGGGTTCGGGAACGCACGAATCGGCCTTTTGAGGTGGTGCTTCCTGACCCGGATGCGGAGTACGCAAGGGTCTTAGAGATTGACTGCTCGAATCTCCTTCCTCAGGTGGCCTTCCCGCACCGGGTGGATAACGTAAAACCTGTGACAGAAGCCGAGGGTATCCCGATTCAGGAGGCTTTCCTTGGAACGTGCACGAACGGAAGGATTCCTGACCTGGAGGTGGCGGCGCAGATTCTGCGGGGTCGAAAGGTGCATCCGGAAGTGCGATTCATTGTGGCTCCGGCCTCCCGGGAGGTTTTCCTTTTTGCCCTTGAGAAAGGCTGGGTAGAGGATATCGTGCGGGCGGGAGGGGTTTTTGTCACTCCCGGATGCGGTCCCTGCGTGGGGACGCACCAGGGAATCCCGGGGGATGGATGGAACGTCATTTCCACGGCGAACCGGAACTTCCGGGGACGTATGGGGAACCGGGAAGCCTCCATCTACCTTGCTTCTCCCGCAACGGTGGCAGCTTCGGCCATTGAGGGGAAGATTACCGATCCGAGAAAGTACCTGGGGTGA
- the nadE gene encoding NAD(+) synthase — MHPAEEVERIVRWIEEQVRKAQAQGLVFGMSGGIDSSVVAVLAQRACGKNILGLIMPCYSNPEDLEDAKMVAEAFGIPYQVVPLEKPFDAFLAILGEEHNPKALPQANLKPRLRMCTLYFFANKLNYLVCGSGNRSELTVGYFTKYGDGGVDIAPLAHLTKKEVREIAAFLGIPERIITKPPSAGLWPGQTDEGEMGLTYEVLDRFLLGDTVQESDRAKILSLAEKSAHKRRLPAMLFPPEELALPGKKV, encoded by the coding sequence GTGCACCCTGCCGAGGAAGTGGAACGCATCGTCCGCTGGATAGAGGAACAGGTTAGAAAGGCCCAGGCTCAGGGACTTGTCTTTGGGATGAGCGGGGGCATAGATTCCTCAGTTGTCGCCGTTCTTGCCCAGAGAGCCTGTGGCAAAAACATTCTGGGACTCATCATGCCCTGCTACAGCAATCCCGAGGACCTCGAGGACGCCAAAATGGTGGCCGAAGCGTTCGGTATCCCCTACCAGGTGGTGCCCCTTGAGAAGCCCTTTGACGCCTTCCTTGCCATTCTTGGGGAAGAGCACAACCCAAAAGCCCTGCCCCAGGCCAACCTCAAGCCTCGTCTGCGCATGTGCACGCTCTACTTTTTTGCCAATAAACTCAACTACCTCGTCTGCGGCTCGGGCAACCGCAGTGAACTCACCGTCGGGTACTTCACGAAATACGGTGATGGAGGTGTGGATATCGCGCCTCTTGCCCACCTCACCAAAAAGGAGGTTCGAGAAATCGCTGCGTTTTTGGGGATTCCAGAGCGCATCATCACCAAACCCCCTTCGGCAGGTCTCTGGCCCGGTCAGACCGACGAGGGCGAGATGGGGTTAACCTACGAGGTTTTAGACCGGTTCCTCCTTGGTGATACTGTTCAGGAATCGGACCGGGCAAAAATCCTCTCCCTCGCAGAGAAAAGCGCTCACAAAAGGAGGCTCCCTGCGATGCTATTTCCCCCCGAGGAGCTTGCGCTTCCGGGCAAGAAAGTCTAA